Part of the Kamptonema formosum PCC 6407 genome, GCAAGTGAAGGCGATCTAATTGGCATCAATGGAGGCGTACCAATTGACATTCTTACCTTCAGCCCTACTGATGTCAATCAAGATGGTATTGCTGACACCATTATTCAGTACACAGAAACCAACGAAATTATAGGTGTTTATACAAACATTTTTGGTGTCGTCATCAACACGCAGCCAGATGTTGTGAAAAATGCCTTATTTACTATTCCTCTAAACGATCCAATCACTCAGATAGGATGACGCTGTAGGAAAGTTACCCCATAGTTCGTCACATCAATATTAGCGATCGCCTTTTCCCCATCCACCTCTATTTGTGGTTAAAAAAGAGCGATCGCTCTTTCCCCAAAAAGCGCGATCGCCCTTCATCCCTCCGCTTCTATATGCAGTTGCTAAAAAGTGCGATCGCCCTTACGAAATAAGTGCGATCGCGCTTAAAATTAGAATAGAAAAACAACATGGTATGATTAATATAGAATTTGTCACAATCCATTATGTATGAGTGAAACTGTCTACATCGAAACCAGTATCTTAGGCTACCTCACCGCCAGAAACACCAAAAACTTGATTCTAGCTGCAAACATGGAGGTAACACGAGATTGGTGGGAATTTCGGCGAAGCAATTTCAATCTCTACATCTCACAAGTTGTTTTGGATGAAATAGCACAAGGGGATTCAGAGATTGCGGCTCAACGTTTGGAGATAGTTCGCGACTTTCCATTGCTTGAACTCAATCAAGCTGTACGAGACTTAGCAGGACAATTTCTCACACGCAGCAATCTTCCTCCCAAAGCTGCTGATGATGCAGTTCATATTGCAACAGCTACCGTTCACGATTTAGATTACCTGCTAACATGGAACTGTAAGCATATCGCTAACGCTCAAATTCAGAGAAAACTTGCAGAAATTAGTCTTGATTTCGGATACCAATTACCGCTAATTTGTACGCCTTACGAACTACTAGGAGGTTAATTCATGTGGCAAGATGAGATCGTGGAAGAAATCCACCGAATTCGTGAAGAACACGCCAAGTCGTTCAACTACGACTTGGATGCCATGTTTGCAGATTGGCAGAAGAAGCAGGCTGAAAGTGGAAGGGAAATAATCTCAAAATCACTCAAGCCACGCACTCAAACCACGTCGATCTGTGGTTAAAAAAGTGCGATCGCTCTTTCCCCAAAAAGTGCGATCGCCCTCTGAATAGTAGCATTGACCCTTGTTTCACCCTCGTGCTATAATCAACCAATAATCTTCGTAATTATCAATTGCTAAGATGACGCAAGCTGAAAAAATCTCTATTTCCTTACCAACATCGCTAGTAAAATTTATTGAAACCTACAAAATTACTAAAGGATGCCAATCACCCTCCCAAGTAATTGAAGTAGCTTTGGAGTTATTGCAGAATCAGGAACTAGAATCCGCTTATCGACAAGCATCTAGTGAAATTGACTCCGCTTGGGATATAACAATTGCCGATGGATTAACAGATGAAACGTGGTGAAATTTACTACGCAAATCTCAGCCCTGCGATTGGATCTGAGATGGATAAACGCCGTCCTGTGCTATTGGTAAGCAACGATGCAAATAACCGCGCCGCCGATACAGTTACAATTCTGCCAATCACCTCTAATGTGACTCGCGTTTACCCTTTTGAGGTTTTAATCAATCCAGAGGATAGCGGTTTACCCAAACCTTCCAAAGTACAAGCGCAGCAGGTGCGGACAATTTCTAAACAACGGATTGATGCGGATGTACTAGGAAACTTGAGTCAGGAAGTCATGCAATTGGTAGATGCGGCTCTCAAACTCCACTTAAAGTTAGATTAAATTCCCTCGCGATCGCTCTTTCCCCAAAAGCGCGTAGGCGTAGCCAGCCGCAGGCATCGCACCTCCTCCATCCGTGTCAATCAGCGTTTATCTGCCGTTAAAAAGCTATTAATTAGTAAACAAACTCGGCTCCACATAAAAAAAACTACCCAGAATCAAGGCCTGCTCTTTGCTGATATCTCGCTGGCCATTAACCAATTCATAAACTCCTGCTTCATCGCCAATAATTCCCACCAAATCCGCAGGTTTTAGCGCTCGCTGTTCCATCAAAAATAGTAACAATGAATGAGGTGTAACTGTAACTATAGGTGCATAGTATTCTTTCTCAAATCTTTCAATTAATACAATCAACAATTCATATAACTCATCAATTATTACCTTTGATGTTAAAAACTGTAAAATTTCCTACCGCTTCAGCTTTAGGAAAAACAGATTGCACCTCAACTAAATTTGACCATTTGGCTTTGGTAGCAATTTTAAACCAGTTATCTAAGACTTCCCGACAATCAGCATGACTTTCGCTATATTCACGCATCCGCCGATAGCTGATTATGTGCATCT contains:
- a CDS encoding type II toxin-antitoxin system VapC family toxin encodes the protein MSETVYIETSILGYLTARNTKNLILAANMEVTRDWWEFRRSNFNLYISQVVLDEIAQGDSEIAAQRLEIVRDFPLLELNQAVRDLAGQFLTRSNLPPKAADDAVHIATATVHDLDYLLTWNCKHIANAQIQRKLAEISLDFGYQLPLICTPYELLGG
- a CDS encoding ribbon-helix-helix domain-containing protein; this translates as MTQAEKISISLPTSLVKFIETYKITKGCQSPSQVIEVALELLQNQELESAYRQASSEIDSAWDITIADGLTDETW
- a CDS encoding type II toxin-antitoxin system PemK/MazF family toxin: MKRGEIYYANLSPAIGSEMDKRRPVLLVSNDANNRAADTVTILPITSNVTRVYPFEVLINPEDSGLPKPSKVQAQQVRTISKQRIDADVLGNLSQEVMQLVDAALKLHLKLD
- a CDS encoding helix-turn-helix domain-containing protein, giving the protein MLIVLIERFEKEYYAPIVTVTPHSLLLFLMEQRALKPADLVGIIGDEAGVYELVNGQRDISKEQALILGSFFYVEPSLFTN
- a CDS encoding type II toxin-antitoxin system HigB family toxin — its product is MHIISYRRMREYSESHADCREVLDNWFKIATKAKWSNLVEVQSVFPKAEAVGNFTVFNIKGNN